In Nostoc sp. UHCC 0926, a single genomic region encodes these proteins:
- a CDS encoding PepSY-associated TM helix domain-containing protein, which yields MSKSKKFRDVMFNLHRYLGLVVGLIAIIVCLTGSLLVFMHEIDNFAFAHKYGVVIPQSVHGVSLQENRLPLSVLVDRVKAAHPNDLDFQLGRIFPYGVYYNSAPKPDVPAAIGDFLVDPYTGKLLAQNPSWFGSEFFGKVYEIHTALLMGNTGVYILGVVASLMVILIVTGIVLWPGWRKLSSGFKIKLDGHPKRLNFDIHKVVGIILGVVLILPVVTGAMWSGVPLINPLLDAIFTPVDAIYAIFTPQTPQTVDSPRKALTPAPGQMPVPLDAIVQKAEAALPNFSIFSIDVPSESKAGTYDFRMISPRTQSWDSEVHIDQYTGEILQVVDGTKTTSLSGRFYNYSVPLHYGVFGGLPTKILYVFVGLSPAILLVTGLNMFRRRQRVSRNNPVDLSNESQS from the coding sequence GTGAGCAAATCTAAAAAATTCCGTGATGTGATGTTCAATCTGCACCGCTATCTTGGTTTAGTGGTTGGCTTAATTGCAATCATCGTTTGCTTAACGGGCAGCTTACTGGTGTTTATGCACGAGATCGATAATTTCGCCTTCGCTCATAAGTATGGAGTGGTGATCCCTCAAAGCGTTCACGGAGTGTCTCTGCAAGAGAATCGCCTGCCTTTATCCGTGCTAGTAGACAGGGTAAAAGCCGCTCATCCCAACGATCTAGATTTTCAGCTCGGTCGGATTTTTCCTTACGGAGTTTACTATAATTCAGCACCAAAACCCGATGTACCTGCGGCAATCGGGGATTTTTTGGTAGATCCCTACACAGGGAAGCTTTTAGCCCAAAATCCCTCCTGGTTTGGCAGCGAATTCTTCGGTAAAGTGTACGAAATTCACACTGCCTTGCTGATGGGCAATACGGGTGTCTACATCCTTGGGGTGGTGGCTTCGTTGATGGTGATTCTGATTGTAACGGGGATCGTCCTCTGGCCTGGATGGAGAAAACTGAGTAGCGGATTCAAAATCAAACTTGATGGTCATCCCAAACGACTAAACTTTGATATTCATAAGGTGGTTGGCATCATTTTAGGCGTAGTGTTGATTTTGCCTGTGGTAACAGGTGCCATGTGGAGTGGTGTTCCATTAATTAATCCCCTTCTTGATGCCATTTTTACGCCTGTTGATGCTATTTATGCTATTTTTACGCCTCAAACACCTCAGACAGTAGACTCTCCCCGCAAGGCTTTGACTCCGGCTCCAGGTCAAATGCCTGTTCCCTTAGATGCGATCGTGCAAAAAGCTGAAGCTGCCTTACCTAACTTTTCCATTTTTAGCATAGACGTGCCCAGTGAATCGAAAGCAGGAACATACGACTTTCGGATGATTTCTCCACGAACGCAATCCTGGGACAGTGAAGTGCATATCGATCAATACACGGGTGAGATTTTACAAGTCGTTGATGGGACTAAAACAACGTCCTTATCAGGCCGTTTTTACAACTATTCAGTACCCCTACATTATGGCGTTTTTGGTGGATTACCTACCAAAATCTTGTATGTATTTGTCGGATTATCTCCTGCTATTTTGTTGGTCACAGGTTTGAATATGTTTCGTCGTCGTCAGAGAGTTTCTCGAAACAATCCGGTCGATCTCTCCAATGAGTCTCAATCTTAA
- a CDS encoding helix-turn-helix transcriptional regulator encodes MTIRLTGTEDFGEFCQDVQLFNDYERKEQLSTWFGKYSFHWTGLRHNLGLGIHDNEYSQPVIFEQKHDDSPLLTSKFFLSSGVRTVTPNVPGVSDDYEEVAGYNYLFCLPDVREFEHFNANQRTQCISIYWYPDLLDSFQGSFEKLPTLLEQLRENPIKERFHQPLEATTPAMWLVLKQILQCPFREKLRQMYLEAKVLELLTLQIAQWGENHHLLQRSLHFRPDEIERLHHAKAILNQRLPHPPSLLNLAKEIGLNDFKLKRGFREVFGTTVLGYVQSLRLEQAKQLLRGTNLLIAQIAYQVGYESTSHFSYLFKRQFGMTPREYRQQKAL; translated from the coding sequence ATGACCATTCGTCTAACTGGGACAGAGGACTTTGGGGAATTTTGCCAGGATGTGCAGTTGTTTAATGACTATGAACGAAAAGAACAATTGTCTACTTGGTTTGGTAAATACAGCTTTCACTGGACTGGGCTTCGCCATAATCTTGGGCTAGGAATTCATGACAATGAGTATTCTCAACCAGTAATTTTTGAGCAAAAACACGATGACTCGCCTTTGCTGACATCTAAATTTTTTCTGTCTAGTGGTGTCAGAACTGTTACACCAAATGTGCCCGGAGTCAGTGACGATTATGAAGAAGTTGCGGGTTATAACTACTTATTTTGCTTGCCTGATGTTAGGGAGTTTGAACATTTTAATGCAAACCAACGCACCCAGTGTATCAGTATTTATTGGTATCCTGATTTACTTGACAGTTTCCAGGGAAGCTTTGAAAAGTTGCCTACTTTGCTTGAGCAGTTGAGAGAAAATCCAATAAAAGAGCGCTTCCATCAGCCGTTAGAAGCAACCACACCTGCAATGTGGTTAGTACTCAAACAAATATTGCAGTGTCCGTTTCGAGAAAAACTTAGACAAATGTATTTAGAAGCAAAAGTGCTAGAACTACTGACACTTCAGATTGCACAATGGGGGGAAAATCATCACCTATTGCAGCGATCGCTCCATTTCCGTCCTGATGAAATTGAACGTTTGCATCACGCCAAAGCTATTTTAAATCAAAGGCTGCCACATCCACCTTCTCTACTAAATTTAGCCAAAGAAATCGGACTCAATGACTTTAAGCTCAAGCGGGGATTTCGAGAAGTGTTTGGGACTACGGTATTGGGATATGTGCAATCCCTGCGGCTAGAGCAGGCAAAACAGCTACTCCGAGGCACTAATTTGCTGATCGCACAAATTGCTTATCAAGTGGGATACGAAAGTACCAGTCATTTTAGCTATCTGTTTAAGCGGCAATTTGGCATGACTCCTAGAGAATATCGTCAGCAAAAAGCCTTGTAG
- the rcbX gene encoding RuBisCO chaperone RbcX encodes MNLKQIAKDTAKTLQSYLTYQALRTVLAQLGETNPPLELWLHNFSSGKIQNGESYIEQLLREKPDLALRIMTVREHIAEEIIEFLPEMVRTGIQQANMEQRRQHLERITRLDTSNPSLQPEQQATSDPNLDNLSN; translated from the coding sequence ATGAATCTTAAGCAAATTGCCAAGGACACAGCCAAGACTCTCCAAAGCTACCTGACTTATCAGGCTCTAAGGACAGTACTGGCACAGCTAGGCGAAACGAATCCTCCATTAGAACTTTGGTTGCATAACTTTTCGTCTGGCAAAATTCAGAATGGTGAATCATACATTGAGCAACTGTTGCGAGAAAAACCAGATTTGGCTTTGCGAATCATGACTGTCAGGGAACACATTGCCGAAGAAATCATCGAATTTTTACCGGAAATGGTTCGCACTGGCATTCAGCAAGCCAACATGGAACAGCGTCGCCAGCATTTAGAACGGATCACACGATTAGACACATCCAACCCCAGTCTGCAACCAGAACAGCAAGCAACTTCAGATCCGAATTTGGATAACTTATCCAATTAG
- a CDS encoding ribulose bisphosphate carboxylase small subunit: MQTLPKERRYETLSYLPPLSDAQIAKQIQYILNQGYIPAIEFNETSEPTELYWTMWKLPLFGAQSTQEVLNEVQGCRSQFNTSYIRVVGFDNIKQCQILSFLVHRPNKPHKY; this comes from the coding sequence ATGCAAACTTTACCAAAAGAGCGTCGTTACGAAACCCTTTCTTATCTGCCCCCCCTGTCTGACGCTCAAATTGCCAAGCAGATCCAGTACATTTTGAATCAAGGTTACATTCCAGCGATCGAGTTTAACGAAACTTCTGAGCCAACAGAATTATATTGGACAATGTGGAAGCTGCCTTTGTTCGGTGCTCAATCCACTCAAGAAGTATTGAACGAAGTTCAAGGATGCCGTTCTCAATTCAACACCAGCTATATCCGTGTTGTGGGTTTTGACAACATCAAGCAGTGCCAAATTCTCAGCTTTCTTGTTCACAGACCCAACAAACCCCACAAATACTAA
- a CDS encoding TonB-dependent siderophore receptor, translating into MMKLLRSLFISCFLIAIVIEPSQAKEVTEIPSVQELDPSARTVKEWFAQIEQQNPPLPAQNQGGEVIQVTSVKANPTSKGVEVILQTSIGQQLQVVNRSSGNNFIADIPNAQLRLPNGDAFTFRSTSPIAGVSEITVTNFDANTIRVSVTGEAGVPTVELFDSPDEGIIFSVATAASSAQRPQTQPTPEQEQPTPEQEQPTPEQEQPGSQTQPSLPSPGSNEPIELVVTGEQDQGYNPSQTSVGTRTDTPLRDIPNTIQIVPQEVIKDRNVTDVNSALENVSGVQQNQGNITVRGFTAQQTVDGGLSGAADFSNVEQVEVLRGPAAVLFGAGGLGGIINITTKQPLFDPFYELGLNVGSDSFYRGTADLSGSLTSNRNLRYRLNIALQDFYDSQNFSSSQVLFIAPTIAWDISNDTKLTVNFEYLNQPSKSYGVRALNGSFLGRDPNYDYPDESHTDNRTVQGGYRFEHRFNKNFQLRNSLSFSSGPGHVRGINYGTLSDEQFIDRTDADDKYVYENYTTQTGLLANFNTGSIAHQALFGVDTQLNRQRFFGFGISLPSLDISNPDYDIELPSADTPHTSDYNQQYNVDSYGVFLQDQIKFLDNLILVVAGRFDWVTVKASDYVAGTVGINYSETFSPRIGIVYQPIKPLSLYANYSRALDTADTGGRSRTGEAFAPQRGTQYEAGIKADFLDGKLSAVLAAYQITRANVLTRDPLNNADEDFNIQVGEQRSRGIDFTLTGEILPGWNVTAGYSYIDAIITKDNNYEVGSPVVLTPHNSANLWTTYRIQSGNLQGLGFGLGVYFVDERRGGEFIARDYKIPAYTRLDAALFYRRNNWEAALNFENLFDSEYLVNSRGPGSETFGAPFSIRGSVKVRF; encoded by the coding sequence ATGATGAAACTGTTGCGATCGCTGTTCATTTCCTGTTTTCTTATTGCTATTGTCATAGAACCAAGTCAGGCAAAGGAAGTAACTGAAATTCCTAGCGTGCAAGAACTAGACCCTTCTGCAAGAACAGTCAAAGAATGGTTTGCTCAAATAGAACAGCAGAACCCCCCTTTACCAGCCCAAAATCAAGGGGGTGAAGTTATACAAGTGACTTCAGTCAAGGCAAACCCCACATCTAAGGGTGTGGAGGTGATTTTACAGACTTCCATTGGGCAACAATTGCAAGTAGTGAATCGTTCTTCTGGCAATAACTTTATTGCTGACATTCCCAATGCCCAACTGCGTTTACCCAACGGTGATGCATTCACATTCCGCTCAACTTCCCCAATTGCAGGGGTTAGTGAAATAACGGTAACAAACTTTGATGCCAATACTATCCGTGTGAGTGTGACAGGGGAAGCAGGTGTACCAACTGTTGAGTTGTTTGACAGTCCAGATGAAGGTATCATCTTCTCTGTTGCAACTGCTGCATCCTCTGCACAGCGACCTCAAACGCAACCAACTCCTGAACAAGAGCAACCAACTCCTGAACAAGAGCAACCAACTCCTGAACAAGAGCAGCCAGGGAGTCAAACACAGCCTAGTCTTCCATCGCCAGGAAGTAATGAACCAATTGAACTTGTGGTGACGGGTGAACAAGATCAAGGCTACAACCCCTCGCAAACGAGCGTGGGAACGCGCACCGATACGCCCTTGCGAGATATTCCCAATACCATTCAAATTGTACCGCAAGAAGTAATTAAAGATCGTAATGTTACCGATGTGAACAGTGCGTTGGAGAACGTCAGCGGTGTTCAACAGAACCAGGGAAACATTACAGTTCGTGGTTTCACAGCACAACAAACAGTTGATGGTGGTTTATCAGGCGCGGCAGATTTTTCTAACGTTGAACAGGTTGAAGTGCTGCGCGGTCCAGCAGCAGTCCTGTTCGGAGCAGGCGGACTTGGAGGCATAATCAACATTACGACCAAACAACCGCTGTTTGACCCATTCTATGAGTTGGGCTTGAATGTCGGCAGCGATAGTTTCTACCGGGGGACGGCCGATCTTTCAGGATCATTGACTTCAAACAGAAATCTGCGCTATCGCCTGAACATTGCGCTCCAGGATTTTTACGACTCGCAAAACTTTTCGAGTTCACAGGTATTGTTTATTGCACCGACTATTGCCTGGGATATCAGTAATGATACAAAGCTCACCGTAAACTTTGAATACCTCAATCAACCATCAAAATCTTATGGAGTCCGAGCTTTGAATGGCTCATTTTTGGGGCGAGATCCTAATTATGATTATCCTGATGAGAGTCACACTGACAATAGAACAGTGCAAGGAGGCTATCGTTTTGAACATCGGTTCAATAAAAATTTTCAACTTCGCAATTCGCTATCCTTCAGCTCAGGACCTGGACATGTAAGAGGAATTAACTATGGCACGTTGTCTGATGAGCAATTTATTGACAGGACAGACGCTGATGATAAATACGTGTATGAAAACTATACGACGCAAACTGGGCTGCTAGCAAATTTTAATACCGGATCAATCGCTCATCAAGCGCTGTTTGGTGTTGATACACAACTTAATAGGCAAAGATTTTTTGGTTTCGGTATATCCTTGCCATCGCTAGACATTTCCAATCCAGACTATGATATCGAATTACCATCCGCTGATACTCCCCACACGTCTGATTATAATCAACAATACAACGTTGATTCCTATGGGGTTTTCCTGCAAGATCAGATTAAGTTTCTCGATAACCTGATCCTAGTAGTGGCTGGACGATTTGATTGGGTGACAGTCAAGGCGAGTGACTATGTTGCAGGTACTGTTGGTATAAACTACTCAGAGACATTTAGTCCCCGCATTGGCATCGTCTATCAACCAATCAAGCCTCTTTCCCTCTACGCCAACTACAGCCGTGCCCTTGACACTGCTGATACGGGTGGTCGTTCGAGAACGGGTGAAGCTTTTGCTCCACAGCGCGGGACTCAATATGAAGCGGGCATCAAGGCCGATTTTCTAGATGGTAAACTCTCAGCAGTTTTAGCTGCTTACCAAATCACAAGAGCCAACGTGTTGACACGCGATCCCCTCAATAATGCGGACGAGGACTTTAATATTCAGGTTGGAGAACAGCGCAGTCGCGGCATTGACTTCACTTTGACGGGTGAAATTTTACCGGGTTGGAATGTGACAGCAGGGTATTCTTACATTGATGCGATCATCACTAAAGATAATAATTATGAGGTGGGCAGTCCGGTGGTATTAACGCCACATAATTCTGCGAATTTGTGGACAACTTATCGAATTCAAAGCGGCAATTTGCAAGGTTTGGGCTTTGGGTTAGGCGTATATTTTGTCGATGAGCGCCGAGGTGGTGAATTTATTGCACGCGACTACAAGATACCTGCCTATACTCGACTTGATGCGGCTCTGTTTTACCGACGCAACAACTGGGAGGCTGCGCTCAACTTTGAGAACTTGTTTGATTCGGAATATCTTGTCAATTCGCGCGGTCCTGGGTCAGAGACTTTTGGTGCGCCTTTTTCGATTCGTGGTTCAGTCAAAGTGCGGTTTTAA
- a CDS encoding ribulose bisphosphate carboxylase small subunit: protein MGYYIAPRFLDKLAVHITKNFLKLPGVRVPVILGIHGRKGEGKTFQCQLVFEKMGIEVTNISGGELESPDAGDPARLIRLRYRETAELIKVRGKMCVLMINDLDAGAGRFDEGTQYTVNTQLVNATLMNIADNPTDVQLPGSYDSTPLHRVPIIVTGNDFSTLYAPLIRDGRMEKFYWEPDRDDKVGIVKGIFEADGLSQREVEQLVDTFVNQSIDFFSALRSRIYDEQIRNYIHQVGFEQVSLSVVNSVKGPPEFKKPDFRLSHLIESGNFLVGEQKRVENSHLVDDYNRLNRGRNSQSAPPAAIPINQPPRNGVTQEVKTNGFQQQEVSSTHLSLDTQAQIRQLLSQGYKIIIEHVDERRFRTGSWQTCVHSHIDAESDAISNLEATLAEYSGEYIRLVGIDPKAKRRVMETIIQRPNGKN, encoded by the coding sequence ATGGGTTATTACATCGCTCCCCGCTTTCTGGACAAATTGGCTGTCCACATCACCAAAAACTTTCTAAAGCTTCCTGGTGTGCGAGTTCCCGTGATTTTGGGTATTCATGGACGCAAAGGAGAAGGCAAAACATTTCAATGTCAATTAGTCTTCGAGAAAATGGGTATCGAAGTGACTAATATATCTGGCGGCGAATTGGAAAGTCCAGATGCAGGAGATCCAGCCCGGTTGATTCGGCTGCGCTATCGGGAAACAGCGGAACTGATCAAAGTACGCGGCAAAATGTGTGTTTTGATGATTAACGATTTAGATGCCGGGGCTGGACGCTTTGATGAAGGCACTCAATATACTGTAAATACGCAGTTGGTGAATGCCACATTGATGAATATTGCTGATAATCCCACAGATGTGCAGTTGCCTGGAAGCTATGATTCCACGCCTTTACATCGTGTACCGATTATTGTTACAGGTAATGATTTTTCCACCCTCTATGCACCGTTAATTCGGGATGGACGGATGGAGAAATTTTATTGGGAACCAGACAGAGACGACAAAGTGGGAATTGTCAAGGGGATTTTTGAAGCGGATGGACTGTCACAGAGGGAAGTTGAACAGCTAGTTGATACTTTTGTCAATCAGTCTATTGACTTTTTTAGCGCTTTGCGATCGCGCATTTATGACGAACAAATCCGCAATTACATCCATCAAGTAGGTTTTGAGCAGGTATCCTTGAGTGTGGTTAATAGCGTTAAAGGGCCACCAGAATTTAAAAAGCCAGATTTCAGGTTGTCTCACTTAATCGAGTCTGGTAACTTCCTCGTTGGGGAACAAAAACGGGTGGAAAATTCCCATTTGGTTGATGATTACAATCGACTCAATCGAGGTAGAAATTCTCAATCTGCACCACCTGCTGCTATACCAATCAATCAGCCACCACGCAATGGTGTAACTCAAGAAGTAAAAACTAATGGATTTCAGCAACAGGAAGTATCGAGTACACATTTGAGCTTGGATACACAAGCACAAATTAGGCAATTATTGTCTCAAGGTTACAAAATTATCATCGAACACGTAGATGAGCGCCGTTTCCGCACAGGTTCATGGCAAACTTGTGTTCATAGCCACATTGATGCAGAGTCTGATGCAATATCAAACTTGGAAGCAACTCTGGCAGAATATAGCGGTGAGTATATCCGCTTGGTAGGTATTGATCCAAAGGCCAAGCGGCGGGTGATGGAAACGATTATTCAGCGTCCGAATGGAAAAAATTAA
- a CDS encoding DUF2358 domain-containing protein: MNIIEILKEDYQRFPVNQTYSIYTPDVYFQDPLNKFRGVKRYKQMINFIETLFLNPKMDLHSIQRLGDTIKTEWTLSWNTPLPWKPRISIPGWSELGLNSDGLIISHIDYWNCSRLDVVKQHFFAAKM, translated from the coding sequence ATGAATATCATTGAAATCCTCAAAGAAGACTATCAAAGATTCCCAGTAAATCAAACTTACAGCATTTACACTCCAGACGTTTATTTTCAAGACCCGCTGAATAAATTTCGTGGTGTTAAACGTTACAAACAGATGATTAATTTCATTGAGACTTTGTTTTTAAATCCCAAAATGGACTTACATAGCATTCAACGTTTGGGAGACACAATAAAAACTGAGTGGACACTCAGTTGGAACACTCCTCTCCCCTGGAAGCCACGGATTTCTATTCCTGGTTGGAGTGAATTAGGTCTTAACTCTGATGGTTTAATTATCTCACATATCGATTATTGGAATTGTTCACGCTTAGATGTGGTGAAGCAGCATTTCTTTGCTGCAAAAATGTAA
- a CDS encoding leucine zipper domain-containing protein, with the protein MTPEEIVGTVTELFGTSAVHAIAPGSWQVDTSGFRLLVLLSEDNTWLRVLLPIVPAKEGQPFLAQFLEANFDDTQEVRYALYEGKIWGVFQHNTGTLVSTDLSDAINQLVSLYQAGLDNVFNRLIESRIRQIIQAAKQQGQSLQATMQTLERFYAEGLMGDINQTSETREEVLTAWRRQLEKLWNEG; encoded by the coding sequence ATGACACCTGAAGAAATTGTGGGTACGGTAACAGAATTATTTGGTACATCGGCTGTTCATGCGATCGCTCCTGGATCGTGGCAAGTAGACACTTCTGGTTTTCGGCTGTTGGTGCTGCTTTCCGAAGATAATACTTGGCTGCGAGTTTTACTGCCTATTGTGCCCGCAAAGGAAGGGCAACCATTTTTAGCACAGTTCCTAGAAGCCAACTTTGATGACACTCAAGAAGTACGTTACGCTTTGTATGAAGGGAAAATTTGGGGGGTATTTCAACATAATACTGGCACTTTAGTAAGTACAGATTTGTCCGATGCAATCAACCAACTTGTATCTCTTTATCAGGCTGGATTAGATAATGTCTTTAATCGACTAATTGAAAGCCGCATCCGGCAAATTATTCAGGCAGCAAAACAACAAGGACAATCTCTGCAAGCTACTATGCAAACCTTAGAACGCTTTTATGCAGAAGGATTAATGGGCGATATAAATCAAACCTCAGAGACGCGAGAAGAAGTCCTAACTGCTTGGCGACGTCAGTTAGAAAAATTATGGAATGAAGGTTGA
- a CDS encoding PepSY-associated TM helix domain-containing protein, which produces MHQQFGAIFPKGDRLSLEVVLNIVKAAYANQPQMALQRVYFPSKPDDLFDVVISVPGNDWVDVYVNPYTGTILGNGLHPNAVQRFLQIVYELHTSLKLGDLGLKIVGVVGLGMSIVAIAGIILWPGWRKLMAGFKIKWDAHPKRLNFDLHKVSGITATIFLLGVRANLQQNSSI; this is translated from the coding sequence ATGCATCAACAGTTTGGCGCTATCTTCCCCAAAGGCGATCGCTTATCGCTGGAAGTTGTCCTGAATATTGTCAAAGCCGCCTATGCCAACCAGCCTCAAATGGCATTGCAAAGGGTTTATTTCCCATCTAAACCGGATGATTTATTTGATGTTGTCATCTCAGTTCCGGGCAACGATTGGGTAGATGTCTACGTCAACCCCTACACAGGGACAATTCTGGGCAACGGTCTGCATCCCAACGCCGTACAGCGCTTTCTCCAGATTGTTTATGAACTCCACACCTCATTGAAATTGGGCGATCTGGGTTTAAAGATTGTCGGTGTTGTGGGTTTAGGGATGTCCATTGTTGCGATCGCCGGAATTATCTTGTGGCCTGGTTGGCGCAAGCTGATGGCAGGCTTCAAAATTAAGTGGGATGCCCACCCCAAGCGGCTTAACTTTGATCTACATAAGGTATCTGGTATTACTGCTACCATATTTTTACTTGGGGTGAGGGCAAATTTACAGCAGAATTCAAGTATTTGA
- a CDS encoding form I ribulose bisphosphate carboxylase large subunit, translating into MSYAQTKTQSKSGYKAGVQDYRLTYYTPDYTPKDTDLLAAFRMTPQPGVPPEEAGAAVAAESSTGTWTTVWTDLLTDLDRYKGRCYDIEPVPGEDNQYICYVAYPLDLFEEGSVTNVLTSIVGNVFGFKALRALRLEDIRFPVAYIKTFQGPPHGIQVERDKLNKYGRPLLGCTIKPKLGLSAKNYGRAVYECLRGGLDFTKDDENINSAPFQRWRDRFLFVAEAINKAQAETGEIKGHYLNVTAPTCEQMLQRAEYAKELKMPIIMHDYLTAGFTANTTLSRWCRDNGILLHIHRAMHAVIDRQKNHGIHFRVLAKALRLSGGDHIHTGTVVGKLEGERGITMGFVDLLRENYIEQDKSRGIYFTQDWASLPGVMAVASGGIHVWHMPALVEIFGDDSVLQFGGGTLGHPWGNAPGATANRVALEAVIQARNEGRNLAREGNDIIREAAKWSPELAVACELWKEIKFEFEAMDTV; encoded by the coding sequence ATGTCTTACGCTCAAACGAAGACTCAGAGCAAATCTGGGTATAAGGCCGGTGTTCAAGATTACAGACTAACTTATTACACACCCGATTACACACCAAAAGATACCGATCTTCTAGCTGCGTTTCGCATGACACCCCAGCCTGGTGTTCCTCCCGAAGAAGCAGGTGCGGCTGTAGCGGCTGAGTCTTCCACAGGTACTTGGACAACTGTGTGGACAGACTTGCTCACCGACCTCGATCGCTACAAAGGTCGTTGCTACGATATCGAACCAGTTCCCGGTGAAGACAACCAGTACATCTGTTACGTTGCCTATCCTCTGGACTTGTTTGAAGAAGGCTCTGTAACCAACGTATTGACCTCAATTGTAGGTAACGTGTTTGGTTTCAAAGCTCTGCGGGCACTGCGTCTAGAAGACATCCGCTTTCCAGTAGCTTACATCAAGACCTTCCAAGGACCTCCCCACGGTATCCAAGTTGAGCGCGACAAGTTAAACAAATACGGTCGTCCTTTGCTGGGTTGTACAATTAAGCCCAAATTGGGTCTTTCCGCTAAGAACTATGGACGCGCTGTATACGAGTGCTTGCGCGGTGGTTTGGACTTCACCAAAGACGACGAAAACATCAACTCCGCACCATTCCAAAGATGGCGCGATCGCTTCTTGTTCGTAGCTGAAGCTATCAACAAAGCTCAAGCAGAAACCGGTGAAATTAAAGGTCACTACCTAAACGTCACCGCCCCCACCTGTGAACAAATGTTGCAACGGGCTGAGTACGCTAAAGAACTCAAAATGCCCATCATCATGCATGACTACCTCACCGCAGGTTTTACCGCCAACACCACATTGTCTCGTTGGTGCCGCGACAATGGTATCTTGCTACACATTCACCGGGCTATGCACGCCGTAATTGACCGTCAAAAGAACCACGGTATCCACTTCCGTGTATTGGCTAAAGCCCTACGTTTGTCTGGTGGCGATCACATCCACACCGGTACAGTTGTTGGTAAGTTGGAAGGTGAACGTGGGATCACAATGGGCTTCGTTGACCTGTTGCGTGAAAACTACATTGAGCAAGACAAGTCTCGTGGTATCTACTTTACCCAAGACTGGGCTTCTCTACCTGGTGTAATGGCAGTTGCTTCTGGTGGTATCCACGTATGGCACATGCCCGCGCTGGTAGAAATCTTTGGTGATGACTCCGTACTACAATTCGGTGGTGGTACTCTGGGTCACCCTTGGGGTAACGCTCCTGGTGCAACCGCTAACCGCGTCGCCTTGGAAGCAGTTATTCAAGCTCGTAACGAAGGCCGCAACTTGGCTCGTGAAGGTAACGATATCATCCGCGAAGCTGCCAAGTGGTCTCCTGAACTAGCTGTTGCTTGCGAACTGTGGAAAGAAATCAAGTTCGAGTTTGAAGCAATGGATACCGTCTGA